From a single Francisella halioticida genomic region:
- a CDS encoding aldose epimerase family protein, producing the protein MSTKEVYIANKPYNLITFKNDNVEITLLDLGAVIYSLKTKDKDGRLENIVLQYQDIQEYLDNPSYFGATVGRVAGRIKDAKIILNNKTYSLEKNYQDKHTLHGGFNCVTHQKFDFKIINSNKVRFTNIQKSSIDRFPGDVTINVTYELLENSLVISFDAISNADTVLNMTNHCHYNLSGNYKTTIVDHELKIPATKFINVDSDLIPTEIVDLPKEMDFSTKSRIGDKLKHQNSEYFRKGGIDHCYVVDGAITLENYDNGRKLKVSSSYPAMQIYTCNFSKGHVLSNGNVLKQYDAICFEPQYVGAFDGNYDNHPAKLKKYQEYKHFIKLDF; encoded by the coding sequence ATGAGCACTAAAGAAGTCTACATAGCTAATAAGCCATATAATTTAATAACATTTAAAAATGATAATGTTGAGATTACTCTTTTAGATTTAGGAGCTGTTATATATTCACTTAAAACAAAAGATAAAGATGGTAGATTAGAAAATATAGTATTACAGTATCAAGATATTCAAGAATACTTAGATAATCCATCATATTTCGGAGCAACTGTTGGTAGAGTAGCTGGTAGAATTAAAGATGCTAAAATTATTTTGAATAATAAAACATATTCTTTAGAAAAAAACTATCAAGATAAGCATACTCTACATGGTGGATTTAATTGTGTAACACATCAAAAATTTGATTTTAAAATTATAAATAGTAATAAAGTTAGATTTACAAATATACAAAAGTCATCTATTGATAGATTTCCAGGAGATGTAACTATTAATGTAACTTATGAGTTATTAGAAAATTCTCTAGTTATAAGTTTTGATGCTATATCCAATGCAGATACTGTTTTGAATATGACTAATCATTGCCATTATAATTTATCAGGTAATTATAAAACAACTATTGTTGATCATGAACTTAAGATACCTGCTACAAAATTTATTAATGTAGATAGTGATTTAATACCTACAGAAATAGTTGACCTGCCAAAGGAAATGGATTTTAGTACAAAATCAAGAATTGGTGATAAATTAAAACATCAAAACTCTGAATATTTCCGTAAAGGAGGAATTGATCATTGCTATGTTGTTGATGGTGCAATTACGCTTGAGAATTATGATAATGGTAGAAAGTTAAAAGTTTCAAGTTCATATCCAGCTATGCAGATTTATACATGTAATTTTAGTAAAGGGCATGTTCTTTCAAATGGTAATGTATTAAAGCAGTACGATGCTATTTGCTTTGAACCTCAATATGTTGGAGCATTTGATGGTAATTATGATAATCATCCAGCTAAACTAAAAAAGTATCAAGAATATAAACATTTTATAAAACTAGATTTTTAG
- the coaBC gene encoding bifunctional phosphopantothenoylcysteine decarboxylase/phosphopantothenate--cysteine ligase CoaBC — protein sequence MASKILFGITGSVSAFKTINLIRLFIKNGVQCRAIVTKGGQQFIKPELLVALGCNVYTDESLDMYDYNQSMGHIKLSRWADKIFIIPASANTIAKLATGFADDLLSQCILANRQTNKVFFAPAMNVNMWQNQLTQENVKKLQNLGFNLISPDNGLQACGDIGGGRLHEPEELFKLLSVAQDFKDKKFLITVGATVEDIDGVRYLSNYSSGKMGFALVKELLDRGAIVTVLKAKTSVDLTLNHDNLNTIETLSADDMNQAMLQQAKDSDIFIGCAAVADYKIKNKFDNKIKKMGESLTLEFIKNPDVLANCKKYYSNIFAIGFAAESQNIIKYAQAKLVKKNLNMIVANSTNVFGKDNSSVTILSKEKNKEYTNKTKLEIARLILDFAKEII from the coding sequence ATGGCAAGCAAGATTCTATTTGGAATTACTGGAAGTGTATCAGCTTTTAAAACTATAAATTTAATACGACTTTTTATTAAAAATGGAGTTCAATGTAGAGCTATTGTTACAAAAGGAGGTCAACAATTTATTAAGCCTGAGTTGCTAGTAGCTCTTGGATGTAATGTTTATACTGATGAGTCACTAGATATGTATGACTATAATCAAAGTATGGGACATATAAAGTTATCACGTTGGGCTGATAAAATATTTATAATACCAGCTTCTGCCAATACTATAGCAAAATTAGCTACCGGCTTTGCAGACGATCTACTTAGTCAATGTATATTGGCTAATAGACAAACTAATAAAGTATTTTTTGCTCCTGCTATGAATGTAAATATGTGGCAAAACCAACTAACTCAAGAAAATGTAAAAAAATTACAAAATTTAGGCTTTAATTTAATATCCCCAGATAATGGATTACAAGCTTGTGGTGATATTGGAGGTGGTAGATTACATGAACCAGAAGAGTTATTTAAGCTACTATCAGTTGCTCAAGACTTCAAAGATAAAAAATTTTTGATAACAGTTGGTGCTACCGTTGAAGATATTGATGGAGTTAGATATTTGTCTAATTATAGCTCTGGAAAAATGGGGTTTGCTCTAGTAAAAGAGTTGCTTGATAGAGGCGCTATAGTAACAGTGCTTAAAGCAAAAACTTCAGTCGATTTAACTTTAAATCATGATAATTTAAATACTATTGAAACGTTAAGCGCTGATGATATGAATCAGGCAATGCTACAACAAGCTAAGGATAGTGATATCTTTATTGGATGTGCAGCAGTAGCAGATTATAAAATAAAAAATAAGTTTGATAATAAAATAAAAAAAATGGGTGAAAGCTTAACTTTAGAGTTTATAAAAAACCCAGACGTCCTTGCAAACTGTAAAAAATATTATTCTAATATATTTGCTATAGGATTTGCAGCTGAATCACAAAATATAATTAAATATGCTCAAGCAAAATTAGTAAAGAAAAATTTAAATATGATTGTTGCAAATTCAACAAATGTTTTTGGTAAAGATAATTCTTCTGTAACAATCTTATCAAAAGAGAAAAACAAAGAGTATACTAATAAAACAAAATTAGAAATAGCTAGATTAATACTAGATTTCGCTAAGGAGATAATATGA
- a CDS encoding MFS transporter: protein MKNTKWILLILCLGYFIDFYDLTVFSVSYVDIFRQQFNMHDSIKIQQMYYLINNIQMTGILVGAIAFGILADRFGRITVIKYSILLYSFSTICCIFVTNLHIFMLLRFLAYLALASEFAVSSVLIVEFFPPKMAAWGMSLLYILGVFGGIVATLFGVFSYQIMFVFGGLAGLAIYLFRRVLEESPYFIELYKSDRFKNAGSIVFLFKNYSKPLVLNFLITLPYFFVITVMFALVKFIASDVDFATLVKVFLFGFFIGNIISCIISGFYNQYFKSPNLFFMINIVIFLISIFCYKYISSDTIFFYGILIGLIGGGYNIMWSQYAATEFPTEVRSLACNMIFALGRTSSIFFGIIFASWLASEQVFRQNVNILAVAVAIMVLLIILFYKRKKILNK, encoded by the coding sequence ATGAAAAATACAAAATGGATTCTTCTTATTCTATGTTTAGGATATTTTATTGATTTCTATGATCTTACTGTATTTAGCGTATCTTATGTTGATATATTTAGACAGCAGTTTAATATGCATGATTCAATAAAGATACAGCAAATGTATTATCTAATTAATAATATTCAAATGACGGGCATACTAGTTGGAGCTATAGCTTTTGGAATATTAGCAGATAGATTTGGCCGTATAACAGTTATTAAATATAGTATTTTACTTTATTCTTTTTCTACCATATGTTGTATTTTTGTGACTAACCTTCATATATTTATGTTACTTCGATTTTTAGCTTATCTTGCTTTAGCTAGTGAATTTGCTGTTTCAAGTGTTTTAATAGTTGAGTTTTTTCCACCTAAAATGGCAGCGTGGGGAATGAGTCTTTTATATATTTTAGGAGTTTTTGGAGGTATTGTAGCTACATTATTTGGTGTTTTTTCATATCAAATAATGTTCGTGTTTGGAGGTTTAGCTGGATTAGCTATATATCTATTTAGAAGAGTATTGGAAGAATCTCCATATTTTATTGAACTATATAAATCAGATAGGTTTAAAAATGCAGGCAGTATAGTTTTTCTATTTAAAAATTATAGCAAACCTTTAGTATTAAATTTTTTAATTACATTACCATATTTTTTTGTTATTACAGTAATGTTCGCCTTAGTGAAGTTTATTGCATCAGATGTCGATTTTGCCACTTTAGTAAAGGTATTTTTATTTGGATTCTTTATAGGGAATATTATTAGCTGTATTATTAGTGGTTTTTATAATCAGTATTTTAAATCTCCAAATTTATTTTTTATGATAAACATTGTTATATTTCTAATAAGCATTTTTTGCTATAAATATATATCAAGTGATACTATATTTTTCTATGGGATACTTATTGGTCTTATTGGAGGAGGATATAATATTATGTGGTCCCAGTATGCCGCAACAGAGTTTCCAACGGAAGTACGCTCATTGGCTTGTAATATGATATTTGCACTAGGAAGAACTAGTAGTATTTTCTTTGGAATTATTTTTGCTTCTTGGCTTGCTAGTGAACAAGTATTTAGACAAAATGTAAATATATTAGCAGTTGCTGTTGCGATTATGGTTTTATTAATAATTCTTTTTTATAAAAGAAAAAAGATTTTGAATAAGTAG